From a single Arachis hypogaea cultivar Tifrunner chromosome 3, arahy.Tifrunner.gnm2.J5K5, whole genome shotgun sequence genomic region:
- the LOC112789978 gene encoding NAD(P)H dehydrogenase (quinone) FQR1 translates to MAVKVYIVYYSMYGHVEQLARQIKRGAESVQGVEAKLWQVPETLPNGVLHKLNAPPKSDVPIIEPDMLNGADGLIFGFPTRFGMMAAQFMDFLDKTGPLWLQQDLVGKPAGLFYSTGSQGGGQETTPLTAITMLAHHGMIYVPIGYTFGHCMFEMEEVKGGSPYGAGTYAGDGTRQVSEIELLQAFHQGNILATITKKLKDAA, encoded by the exons ATGGCAGTCAAAGTTTACATTGT TTACTACTCGATGTATGGGCATGTGGAGCAACTAGCAAGACAAATAAAGAGAGGTGCAGAATCTGTACAAGGTGTTGAGGCCAAACTATGGCAG GTACCTGAGACACTACCAAATGGAGTGCTTCATAAGCTGAATGCACCACCAAAGAGTGATGTACCAATCATTGAACCTGATATGCTCAATGGAGCtgatggccttatcttcggcttCCCCACGCGGTTCGGAATGATGGCTGCCCAGTTCATGGATTTTCTTGACAAAACCGGACCTCTTTGGTTGCAACAAGACCTTGTAGGCAAGCCTGCTGGACTCTTCTACAGCACCGGTTCGCAAGGCGGTGGACAAGAAACAACACC CCTTACTGCTATAACAATGCTGGCACATCATGGAATGATATATGTTCCGATCGGATACACGTTCGGCCATTGCATGTTCGAGATGGAAGAAGTGAAAGGTGGAAGCCCTTATGGAGCAGGGACTTATGCTGGTGATGGAACAAGACAGGTTTCTGAGATTGAATTGCTGCAAGCATTCCATCAGGGGAATATTCTTGCCACCATCACCAAGAAGCTCAAGGATGCTGCATAA
- the LOC112769981 gene encoding NAD(P)H dehydrogenase (quinone) FQR1, translating into MAVKIYIVYYARSSCLYRLAEKIRTGAESVEGVKATLWKVPDKQMIDWPKGSFKTEMDIDIPVIKPDELPKADGFIFGFPSRFGMMAPQFKAFLDATGCLWKTQELAGKPAGIFCSAHHQGCGQETSALSAVTQLVHHGMLFVPIGYTFRPGMFEMEQVKGGTPYGTASYSFEEPTFLELEQAFHQGNYIATITKKLKGYAI; encoded by the exons ATGGCTGTCAAAATTTACATCGT gtACTACGCGCGGAGTTCGTGCTTATACAGACTAGCCGAAAAAATAAGAACAGGCGCTGAATCTGTAGAAGGTGTTAAAGCCACACTGTGGAAG GTACCTGACAAACAGATGATAGATTGGCCAAAAGGTTCATTCAAGACTGAGATGGACATAGACATACCTGTGATTAAGCCTGATGAGCTCCCTAAGGCCGACGGATTCATCTTCGGTTTTCCATCAAGATTCGGAATGATGGCGCCTCAGTTTAAGGCTTTTCTGGACGCGACCGGATGCCTTTGGAAAACACAGGAGCTTGCAGGCAAACCAGCTGGAATCTTCTGCAGTGCGCACCACCAAGGATGTGGCCAAGAGACTTCAGC GCTTAGTGCTGTCACTCAGCTTGTTCATCATGGAATGTTGTTTGTTCCTATTGGATACACTTTTAGGCCTGGAATGTTTGAGATGGAACAAGTGAAAGGCGGAACACCCTATGGCACGGCCAGTTATAGTTTTGAAGAGCCAACTTTCCTAGAGTTGGAGCAAGCATTCCACCAGGGGAATTATATtgcaaccatcacaaagaagctTAAGGGATATGCAATATAA
- the LOC114927458 gene encoding uncharacterized protein, producing MFNEALYGKRRRQDNTVIDNWIDECLLQDSEEEEDIDRSSIPITRRWINRDREAGHDRLYQDYFADEPVYNADIFRRRFRMRRQVFLRIVDALSNVYPYFQQRVDATGRRGLSPLQKCTAAIRMLAYGVGADAVDDYVRIGESTTIECLEKFVKGVISVFEDEYLRNPKPNDVQRLLQMAEGRSFPSMLVLEVVASSDLWIWHAFFGVSGSNNDINVLDRSPIFDDILNDRTPEILPTLVFN from the exons atgtttaatgaggctttgtatggcaaAAGAAGACGGCAAGATAACACAGTCATAGATAATTGGATCGACGAGTGTTTACTCcaagattcagaagaagaagaagatatcgatAGAAGCTCTATCCCAATTACTCGTAGATGGATCAACAGAGATCGAGAAGCAGGACATGATCGCCTTTATCAAGATTACTTTGCAGATGAACCGGTGTATAATGCTGACATTTTTCGACGGAGATTTCGAATGAGAAGACAGGTGTTCCTTCGGATAGTAGATGCTCTCTCAAACGTCTATCCGTATTTTCAACAGAGGGTTgatgcaactggaagaagaggcttgTCACCACTCCAGAAATGTACCGCTGCGATACGGATGTTAGCATATGGCGTAGGAGCTGAtgctgttgatgattatgtgcgcaTAGGCGAGAGCACTACAATTGAATGCTTGGAAAAATTTGTTAAAGGTGTCATTTCGGTGTTCGAGGATGAATACTTGCGAAATCCCAAACCAAATGACGTACAACGCCTGTTACAAATGGCGGAGGGTCGTAGCTTCCCTAGCATGTTGG TACTTGAGGTTGTAGCATCTTCAGACCTTTGGATATGGCATGCGTTCTTTGGAGTTTCTGGTTCAAATAACGATATCAACGTGTTAGATCGTTCTCCCATATTCGATGATATTCTAAATGACCGTACTCCGGAG ATTTTGCCAACCCTCGTGTTCAACTAA
- the LOC112789979 gene encoding probable NAD(P)H dehydrogenase (quinone) FQR1-like 1 — MAVKVYIVYYSLYGHVERLAEEIKKGADSVDGVEATLWQVSETLSKEVLGKMRAPPKSDVPLINPKELAEGDGFVFGFPTRFGMMAAQFKSFLDATGSLWQTQQLAGRPAGIFYSTGSQGGGQETTALTAITQLVHHGMLFVPIGYTFGSGMFEMNEVKGGSPYGAGTYAGGDGSRQPTKLELEQAFHQGKYIATITKKLKKE; from the exons ATGGCTGTAAAAGTTTATATTGT GTATTATTCGCTATACGGACATGTAGAGAGACTAgcagaagaaataaaaaagggtGCTGATTCTGTAGATGGTGTTGAGGCTACTCTATGGCAG GTATCGGAGACTTTGTCGAAAGAGGTGCTTGGTAAAATGAGAGCACCACCGAAGAGCGATGTACCGCTCATTAACCCGAAAGAGCTGGCGGAGGGTGATGGTTTCGTGTTCGGCTTTCCAACAAGATTCGGAATGATGGCTGCTCAGTTCAAATCTTTTCTAGATGCAACTGGAAGCTTATGGCAGACGCAACAGCTCGCTGGCAGGCCAGCCGGAATCTTTTATAGCACCGGTTctcaaggtggcggacaagagaCTACAGC GCTCACTGCTATCACTCAGTTAGTTCACCATGGAATGCTGTTTGTTCCGATCGGATATACATTCGGCAGTGGCATGTTCGAGATGAATGAAGTGAAGGGTGGCAGTCCGTACGGTGCCGGAACTTATGCTGGTGGTGATGGATCAAGACAACCAACTAAACTTGAGTTAGAGCAAGCATTCCACCAAGGCAAGTAtattgccaccatcactaagaaaCTCAAGAAAGAATGA
- the LOC112789980 gene encoding unknown seed protein USP, producing the protein MEFRCAVAMLFCLAFAIGSRGRELIPDEDYWQAVWPNTPIPNTLKELLKPGAQDSEINDVPMKVDDTQYPKTFFFEHELFPGKKMNMKFSKIPFAQPYGVYTWGKVIKDLEKESFTFEDACVREAGKGEDKYCAKSLSTLIGFAVSKLGKNIQPFSSSFLDKQTDYTIEGVHNLGDKAVMCHRLNFQSTVFYCHEIHGTTAYMVPMVAADGRRTQALAVCHHDTSGMNAEVLYEMLKIKPGTETACHFLGNKAVMWVPNMAVNSVYNNANMAS; encoded by the exons CTTGCTTTTGCAATAGGAAGCCGTGGGCGAGAATTGATACCTGACGAAGATTACTGGCAAGCAGTTTGGCCAAACACTCCAATTCCTAACACTCTCAAGGAGCTTTTAAAGCCTGGAGCCCAAG ATTCTGAAATAAATGATGTTCCGATGAAAGTGGACGACACACAGTACCCAAAAACGTTCTTCTTCGAACATGAGCTATTTCCTGGGAAAAAAATGAACATGAAGTTCAGCAAAATCCCGTTTGCTCAACCATACGGAGTATATACATGGGGCAAAGTAATTAAAGACCTCGAAAAAGAGTCCTTCACCTTTGAGGATGCTTGCGTAAGAGAAGCCGGCAAGGGCGAGGACAAGTACTGCGCAAAATCCTTATCAACTTTGATCGGTTTCGCCGTTTCCAAGTTGGGAAAGAACATTCAACCGTTTTCAAGTTCTTTCTTGGACAAGCAGACTGACTACACCATAGAGGGAGTGCACAATCTTGGAGACAAGGCTGTTATGTGTCACAGGCTCAATTTTCAAAGCACCGTCTTTTATTGTCACGAAATCCATGGAACCACCGCATACATGGTTCCGATGGTGGCAGCCGACGGCAGGAGAACTCAGGCGTTAGCGGTTTGCCACCACGACACTTCCGGCATGAATGCGGAGGTTCTTTATGAAATGCTGAAAATCAAGCCTGGAACAGAGACTGCTTGCCACTTCCTTGGAAACAAGGCAGTTATGTGGGTTCCCAACATGGCTGTCAATAGTGTCTACAATAATGCCAATATGGCAAGTTAA